One segment of Zhihengliuella halotolerans DNA contains the following:
- a CDS encoding heme o synthase, which yields MSVKSVVSDDTHVGRARRQSNETFGEFTKRKSGAYLALTKPRVIELLLVTTLPTMIFAERGFPSVGLILVTLLGGGMAAGASGAFNCYIDREADKLMRRTQGRPLVTGDVTPREALIFSWVLAVTSIVILWAGANLLTAGLGVAAILLYVVFYTLILKRRTAQNIVWGGIAGCMPVPIAWAAVTNTLEWPVLVLFLIIFLWTPPHYWPLSMKYSEDYLAARIPMLGAIAGARTVSVQVVLYAWATVACSLLLAPMGYAGIVYTVLAAVAGAWFIFESHVLYREAQREHEPAEMNKKAMKVFHISITYLTIVFVALAIDPFVGQPLFG from the coding sequence ATGTCCGTGAAGTCCGTTGTCAGCGACGATACGCACGTTGGACGCGCGCGTCGTCAGTCGAACGAAACGTTCGGCGAGTTCACGAAGCGCAAGTCGGGCGCCTATCTTGCCCTGACGAAGCCGCGTGTCATTGAACTGCTGCTCGTCACCACCCTGCCGACCATGATCTTCGCCGAGCGCGGGTTCCCGAGTGTCGGCCTGATCCTCGTGACTCTCCTCGGGGGCGGCATGGCCGCAGGCGCTTCCGGTGCCTTCAATTGTTACATCGACCGCGAAGCGGACAAGCTGATGCGCCGCACGCAGGGGCGCCCTCTGGTGACTGGGGACGTGACGCCGCGGGAGGCCCTCATCTTCTCGTGGGTTCTCGCGGTGACGTCGATCGTCATCCTCTGGGCCGGGGCCAATCTGCTCACCGCAGGGCTCGGCGTCGCGGCCATCCTGCTCTACGTCGTCTTCTACACCCTGATCCTCAAGCGGCGCACCGCCCAGAACATCGTGTGGGGCGGTATCGCCGGCTGCATGCCCGTACCGATCGCTTGGGCCGCTGTCACCAACACGCTCGAGTGGCCCGTCCTGGTGCTGTTCCTGATCATCTTCCTGTGGACTCCGCCACACTATTGGCCGCTGTCCATGAAGTATTCGGAGGACTACCTGGCCGCACGGATCCCGATGCTCGGGGCCATCGCCGGGGCGCGCACCGTCTCGGTGCAGGTCGTCCTCTACGCGTGGGCAACCGTCGCCTGCTCCCTGCTGCTCGCCCCGATGGGTTATGCCGGGATCGTCTACACGGTCCTCGCCGCGGTGGCCGGGGCCTGGTTCATCTTCGAGTCCCACGTTCTCTACCGTGAGGCTCAGCGCGAGCACGAGCCGGCCGAGATGAACAAGAAGGCCATGAAGGTCTTCCACATCTCCATCACCTACCTCACCATCGTCTTCGTCGCCCTCGCGATCGACCCGTTCGTCGGCCAGCCGCTCTTCGGCTGA
- the tkt gene encoding transketolase → MPSRRVPLRRQILSSQERNHIVAPQTEVAELSWTQTDERAVDTIRVLAADAVEKVGSGHPGTAMSLAPAAYLLFQKHMRHDPKDPDWAGRDRFVLSPGHTSLTLYLQLFLSGYGLEMEDIEALRTWGAKTPGHPEYGHTTGVEITTGPLGQGLASAVGFAYGQRRLRGLLDPETPAGESLFDHTVWVIASDGDLQEGVTSEASSLAGHQELGNLVVIYDDNKISIEDDTDVAFTEDVLKRYEAYGWHTQRVDWTESGEYVEDIAGLDAALTAAKAETSRPSIISLRTVIGFPSPTKQNTGGIHGSKLGGEELAGLKKVLNFDPEQSFVIEDEILAHARQVVDRGQAAHEAWNASFEAWSAANPEAKQLLERIEKRELPDGWETSLPVFEAGSSIATRSASGKVINAIAEVLPELWGGSADLAGSNNTTIESAKSFIPASRSTDKWSGDPYGRVLHFGIREHAAAAITNGIVLSSKTRAFNGTFLIFSDYQRPAIRLAALMGVPSIFVWTHDSIGLGEDGPTHQPIEQLASLRAIPNLDVVRPADANEVAWAWKTILENNENPAGIVLTRQNLPVFDRSAAGFGDVSGVAKGGYTLADALDADGNPVTPDVLLLATGSEVEIAVEAREALSADGVAARVVSLPSVEWFNKQDAAYRESVLPEAVKARVSIEAGSTLGWREFVGDAGRTIGLDHFGASADYKTLYREFGLTSEAVVAAAKDSIAASK, encoded by the coding sequence ATGCCGAGTCGCCGTGTTCCCCTCCGGCGACAAATCTTAAGCTCTCAAGAGAGGAACCACATCGTGGCGCCACAGACGGAAGTTGCCGAGTTGTCCTGGACGCAGACGGACGAGCGTGCAGTTGACACGATCCGCGTATTGGCTGCGGATGCCGTAGAGAAGGTCGGCAGCGGCCACCCGGGAACCGCGATGAGCCTGGCTCCAGCGGCGTACCTGCTGTTCCAGAAGCACATGCGTCACGATCCCAAGGACCCCGACTGGGCGGGACGCGACCGCTTCGTCCTCTCCCCCGGGCACACCTCCCTGACGCTCTACCTGCAGCTCTTCCTCTCGGGCTACGGTCTCGAGATGGAGGACATCGAAGCCTTGCGCACGTGGGGAGCCAAGACGCCGGGCCACCCGGAGTACGGCCACACAACCGGTGTCGAGATCACGACGGGTCCGCTCGGGCAGGGCCTGGCCTCCGCCGTCGGTTTCGCCTACGGCCAGCGCCGTCTGCGCGGCCTGCTGGACCCGGAGACGCCGGCGGGCGAGAGCCTGTTCGACCACACGGTCTGGGTCATCGCCTCCGACGGAGACCTGCAGGAGGGCGTCACGTCCGAGGCCTCCTCGCTCGCCGGCCACCAGGAGCTCGGCAACCTCGTCGTCATCTACGATGACAACAAGATCTCCATCGAGGATGACACCGATGTCGCGTTCACCGAGGACGTTCTCAAGCGCTACGAGGCCTACGGCTGGCACACCCAGCGCGTCGACTGGACCGAATCCGGCGAGTACGTCGAGGACATCGCCGGTCTCGACGCCGCGCTGACCGCTGCGAAGGCCGAGACCTCCCGCCCGTCGATCATCTCGCTGCGCACCGTGATCGGCTTCCCGTCCCCGACGAAGCAGAACACCGGCGGCATCCACGGCTCCAAGCTCGGCGGCGAAGAGCTGGCCGGTCTCAAGAAGGTCCTGAACTTCGACCCGGAGCAGTCCTTCGTCATCGAGGACGAGATCCTCGCCCACGCCCGTCAGGTCGTCGACCGCGGACAGGCCGCCCACGAGGCGTGGAACGCTTCCTTCGAGGCCTGGAGCGCCGCCAATCCCGAGGCCAAGCAGCTGCTCGAGCGCATTGAGAAGCGCGAACTGCCGGACGGCTGGGAGACCAGTCTGCCCGTCTTCGAGGCCGGCTCCTCGATCGCGACCCGTTCCGCCTCGGGCAAGGTCATCAATGCCATCGCCGAGGTCCTCCCCGAGCTCTGGGGCGGTTCCGCCGACCTGGCCGGCTCCAACAACACGACGATCGAGAGCGCCAAGTCGTTCATCCCGGCCTCGCGTTCGACCGACAAGTGGAGCGGCGATCCCTACGGGCGTGTCCTGCACTTCGGCATCCGCGAGCACGCGGCAGCGGCCATCACCAACGGCATCGTGCTCTCCTCGAAGACGCGAGCCTTCAACGGCACCTTCCTCATCTTCTCCGACTACCAGCGTCCGGCCATCCGCCTGGCGGCGCTCATGGGCGTCCCGTCGATCTTCGTCTGGACGCACGACTCCATCGGCCTCGGCGAGGACGGGCCGACGCACCAGCCGATCGAGCAGCTCGCCAGCCTTCGTGCGATCCCGAACCTCGACGTCGTCCGGCCGGCCGACGCCAACGAGGTCGCCTGGGCGTGGAAGACGATTCTCGAGAACAACGAAAACCCGGCCGGCATCGTGCTGACCCGGCAGAACCTGCCCGTCTTCGACCGTAGCGCCGCCGGATTCGGCGACGTCTCGGGCGTGGCCAAGGGTGGCTACACCCTGGCCGACGCGCTCGACGCCGACGGCAACCCGGTCACGCCGGACGTGCTCCTGCTGGCTACCGGCTCCGAGGTCGAAATCGCCGTCGAGGCGCGCGAAGCCCTCTCGGCCGACGGCGTGGCCGCGCGTGTGGTGTCCCTCCCGTCCGTCGAGTGGTTCAACAAGCAGGACGCCGCGTACCGCGAGTCCGTCCTGCCCGAAGCAGTCAAGGCACGCGTTTCGATCGAAGCCGGTTCGACGCTGGGCTGGCGCGAGTTCGTCGGCGACGCAGGCCGCACCATCGGCTTGGACCACTTCGGCGCCTCCGCAGATTACAAGACGCTCTACCGCGAGTTCGGCCTCACGTCCGAGGCCGTCGTCGCGGCTGCCAAGGACTCCATCGCTGCTTCGAAGTAG
- the tal gene encoding transaldolase has product MSNPNTAALSKAGVSIWLDDLSRERLNSGSLQELISEKNVVGVTTNPAIFAAAVAGGNDAYDAQVKELAAAGADVEEAIFEITTADVAAACDVFADIYASSNGYDGRVSLEVDPRLAAETAATAEEAKKLYAKVGRENVMIKIPATLEGLEAITATIAEGISVNVTLIFSLDRYRAVINAFMEGLEQARENGHDLSKIHSVASFFVSRVDSEIDKRLDNLGTAEAAALKSKAGLANARLAYQVYEEQFGSERWATLEAAGANHQRPLWASTGVKDPSLPDTLYVTELAAAGVVNTMPEKTLNATADHAEVTGDTVTGTYAESNEILDALAAQGISYNDVVAQLETEGVEKFAVAWNELLEDVRQALESAKGA; this is encoded by the coding sequence ATGAGCAACCCGAATACCGCAGCACTCTCCAAGGCCGGGGTTTCCATCTGGCTCGACGATCTGTCCCGCGAGCGGCTCAACAGCGGCTCCCTGCAGGAACTGATCAGCGAGAAGAACGTCGTCGGTGTGACGACCAACCCCGCCATCTTCGCCGCGGCCGTCGCCGGCGGCAACGACGCCTACGACGCCCAGGTCAAGGAACTGGCCGCGGCTGGCGCCGACGTCGAGGAGGCGATCTTCGAGATCACCACGGCCGACGTCGCCGCCGCCTGCGATGTCTTCGCCGACATCTACGCCTCCTCCAACGGCTACGACGGCCGCGTCTCGCTCGAGGTCGACCCCCGCCTGGCAGCCGAGACGGCCGCCACCGCGGAGGAGGCCAAGAAGCTCTACGCCAAGGTCGGCCGCGAGAACGTCATGATCAAGATCCCGGCCACGCTCGAGGGCCTGGAGGCGATCACCGCGACAATCGCTGAGGGAATCAGTGTCAACGTGACCCTGATCTTCTCGCTCGACCGCTACCGCGCCGTGATCAACGCCTTCATGGAGGGCCTCGAGCAGGCCCGCGAGAACGGCCACGACCTGTCGAAGATCCACTCCGTTGCCTCGTTCTTCGTCTCGCGCGTTGACTCCGAGATCGACAAGCGCCTCGACAACCTCGGCACGGCTGAGGCCGCAGCGCTCAAGAGCAAGGCCGGTCTGGCCAATGCACGCCTGGCCTACCAGGTCTACGAGGAGCAGTTCGGCTCCGAGCGCTGGGCGACTCTGGAAGCAGCGGGCGCCAACCACCAGCGCCCCCTGTGGGCTTCGACCGGCGTCAAGGACCCGAGCCTTCCCGACACGCTGTACGTGACCGAGCTGGCCGCGGCGGGCGTCGTCAACACGATGCCGGAGAAGACGCTGAACGCCACCGCCGACCACGCCGAGGTCACCGGGGACACCGTCACCGGGACCTACGCGGAGTCCAACGAGATTCTGGACGCCCTCGCCGCCCAGGGCATCAGCTACAACGACGTCGTCGCCCAGCTGGAGACCGAAGGCGTCGAGAAGTTCGCGGTCGCATGGAACGAACTGCTCGAGGACGTTCGGCAGGCGCTCGAGTCCGCCAAGGGGGCCTGA
- a CDS encoding glucose-6-phosphate isomerase has protein sequence MSSLEFQATGEARAAADAHVPQLVDDRVASRLFAKDATLWGPEAEAESSIRLGWVDLFAESRGLIDDITALRDELRTEGVDRVVLAGMGGSSLAPEVITATAGVELIVLDSTDPDMVAAALADRLESSVLVVSSKSGSTVETDSQRRVFEKAFADAGLDAARRIVIVTDPGSPMDKMSREAGYRAVFNANPEVGGRYSALTAFGLVPSGLAGVDIAGLLADAEEAAEFLREDDADNIGLALGAALGGTAPLRDKIVFVDEGSGIVGFADWIEQLIAESTGKLGTGVLPVVVEPGAPELEGADDLLVVRLVNGEDDTTAGDASNEVRVSGSLGSQMLLWEVATVVAGRLLGINPFDQPDVEAAKVAARGLLDEQPEPVPAQVVDGAVELRGTEGLLDGVSTLEEGLRRLLGELGTEDYLSVQAYLDRIGAAPLASLRQRLAATAGRPVTFGWGPRFLHSTGQFHKGGPRVGVYLQITGANDTDVEIPERPFTFGQLISAQSAGDATVLADLGRPVLRLHLADRSAGLEQLEAALAGLAGQ, from the coding sequence ATGAGTTCCCTCGAGTTCCAGGCGACGGGTGAGGCACGCGCCGCGGCTGACGCCCACGTGCCGCAGCTCGTCGACGACCGGGTCGCCTCGCGGCTGTTCGCGAAGGACGCAACGCTGTGGGGCCCTGAGGCCGAGGCCGAATCGTCCATCCGCCTCGGCTGGGTGGACCTCTTCGCGGAGTCCCGCGGGCTGATCGATGACATCACGGCGCTGCGCGACGAACTCCGCACTGAGGGTGTCGACCGGGTGGTGCTCGCCGGGATGGGCGGCTCATCGCTGGCGCCCGAAGTCATCACGGCGACCGCGGGCGTTGAGCTCATCGTCCTCGACAGCACGGATCCCGACATGGTCGCGGCCGCACTGGCGGACCGCCTCGAATCCTCCGTGCTCGTCGTGTCCTCCAAGTCGGGTTCGACGGTCGAGACCGATTCCCAGCGCCGCGTCTTCGAGAAGGCCTTCGCCGACGCCGGGCTCGACGCGGCACGACGCATCGTGATCGTCACCGACCCGGGCTCCCCCATGGACAAGATGTCCCGGGAAGCCGGCTACCGTGCGGTCTTCAACGCGAACCCCGAGGTCGGCGGACGCTACTCGGCGCTGACCGCCTTCGGTCTCGTGCCGTCGGGCCTGGCCGGCGTCGACATCGCGGGTTTGCTCGCGGACGCTGAGGAGGCTGCCGAATTCCTGCGCGAGGACGACGCCGACAACATCGGTCTCGCGCTCGGCGCCGCTCTGGGTGGCACCGCTCCCCTGCGCGACAAGATCGTCTTCGTCGACGAAGGCTCGGGAATCGTCGGATTCGCCGACTGGATCGAGCAGCTGATTGCGGAATCAACCGGCAAGCTCGGGACCGGCGTCCTGCCGGTCGTGGTCGAGCCGGGTGCGCCCGAGCTCGAGGGCGCCGACGACTTGCTCGTGGTGCGCCTCGTCAACGGCGAGGACGACACAACGGCCGGCGACGCCTCCAACGAGGTCCGCGTCTCCGGGTCGCTGGGCAGCCAGATGCTTTTGTGGGAGGTCGCGACCGTCGTGGCCGGCCGCCTGCTGGGCATCAACCCCTTCGACCAGCCGGATGTGGAGGCGGCGAAGGTCGCGGCCCGCGGGCTCCTCGACGAACAGCCCGAGCCGGTACCGGCTCAGGTCGTCGACGGTGCCGTGGAACTCCGCGGCACCGAGGGGTTGCTCGACGGCGTGAGCACCCTCGAGGAGGGCCTGCGCCGGCTGCTCGGCGAGCTCGGTACCGAGGACTACCTCAGCGTCCAGGCCTATCTGGACCGGATCGGTGCTGCACCGCTGGCCTCGCTCCGCCAGCGCCTGGCCGCGACCGCGGGGCGTCCGGTGACGTTCGGCTGGGGCCCCCGGTTCCTGCACTCGACCGGCCAGTTCCACAAGGGCGGACCTCGGGTCGGCGTCTACCTGCAGATCACCGGGGCGAACGACACCGACGTGGAGATCCCTGAGCGGCCCTTCACCTTCGGCCAGTTGATCTCCGCCCAGTCGGCCGGCGACGCGACTGTGCTGGCCGACCTCGGCCGACCGGTCCTGCGCCTGCACCTGGCGGACCGGTCCGCGGGGCTCGAGCAGCTCGAGGCGGCACTGGCAGGACTCGCCGGGCAGTAG
- the zwf gene encoding glucose-6-phosphate dehydrogenase, with the protein MAYSTSNPLRDRRDRRLNRIAGPSALVFFGVTGDLARKKLLPAVYDLANRGLLPPSFAVVGFGRRDWSNEEFVAEVRSWVESNARTEFDETVWQQLSSGFRFVTGGFDDDEAFLKLGETLQELERSRGTRGNHAFYLSIPPNSFEQVCEQLSRHGLATKESAEADTEAWRRVVIEKPFGHNLESARELNGIVEKVFPSDSVFRIDHYLGKETVQNLLALRFANQLFEPIWNANHVDHVQITMAEDIGIGGRASYYDGVGAARDVIQNHLLQLLALTAMEEPISFDANHLRAEKEKVLAAVELPQDLSTASARGQYTSGWQGGEDVVGFLDEEGFNPKSKTETYAAIRLDINTRRWAGVPFYLRAGKRLGRRVTEIAVVFKRAPNMLFRDNNESSIGQNAVVIRVQPDEGATIRFGSKVPGTQMEVRDVTMDFGYGHSFTESSPEAYERLILDVLLGEPPLFPRHEEVELSWKILDPFEEHWAGLDAQPEPYEPGSWGPVGADELMARDGRTWRRP; encoded by the coding sequence ATGGCATACAGCACGAGCAACCCACTGCGCGATCGACGCGATCGCCGATTGAACCGCATCGCCGGCCCATCGGCACTCGTGTTCTTCGGCGTCACGGGCGATCTTGCACGTAAGAAGCTTCTCCCGGCCGTGTACGACCTGGCGAACCGTGGCCTGCTCCCGCCGAGCTTCGCCGTCGTCGGTTTCGGACGTCGCGACTGGTCGAACGAAGAGTTCGTCGCCGAGGTCCGGTCCTGGGTCGAGTCCAACGCCCGCACCGAATTCGACGAGACAGTGTGGCAGCAGCTCTCCTCCGGATTCCGTTTCGTCACCGGAGGCTTCGACGACGACGAGGCGTTCCTCAAGCTCGGCGAGACCCTTCAGGAGCTGGAGCGTTCGCGTGGAACGCGCGGAAATCACGCCTTCTACCTCTCGATCCCCCCGAATTCGTTCGAGCAGGTCTGCGAGCAGCTCTCGCGCCACGGCCTCGCAACAAAGGAGTCCGCGGAGGCCGACACGGAGGCTTGGCGCCGCGTCGTCATCGAGAAGCCGTTCGGCCACAACCTCGAATCAGCGCGCGAACTCAACGGCATCGTCGAGAAGGTCTTCCCCTCCGACTCCGTCTTCCGCATCGACCACTACCTCGGCAAGGAGACGGTGCAGAACCTCTTGGCGCTGCGCTTCGCGAACCAGCTCTTCGAGCCGATCTGGAATGCCAACCACGTCGATCACGTGCAGATCACGATGGCGGAGGACATCGGGATCGGCGGCCGCGCCAGCTACTACGACGGCGTGGGCGCGGCTCGCGATGTGATCCAGAATCACCTCCTTCAACTCCTGGCGCTCACCGCCATGGAGGAACCCATCAGCTTCGACGCCAACCACCTGCGCGCCGAGAAGGAGAAGGTGCTCGCCGCCGTCGAACTGCCTCAAGACCTGTCCACGGCGTCTGCCCGCGGGCAGTACACGAGCGGCTGGCAGGGCGGTGAGGACGTCGTCGGCTTCCTGGACGAGGAGGGTTTCAACCCCAAGTCCAAGACCGAAACCTATGCTGCGATCCGGCTCGACATCAACACCCGCCGCTGGGCCGGCGTGCCGTTCTACCTGCGTGCCGGCAAGCGGCTCGGTCGCCGCGTCACCGAGATCGCCGTCGTCTTCAAGCGGGCACCCAACATGCTCTTCCGCGACAACAACGAGTCGAGCATCGGGCAGAACGCCGTCGTCATCCGTGTGCAGCCCGACGAGGGCGCCACCATCCGCTTCGGCTCCAAGGTGCCGGGCACGCAGATGGAGGTCCGCGACGTGACGATGGATTTCGGCTACGGCCACTCGTTCACGGAGTCGAGCCCGGAAGCGTACGAGCGCCTCATCCTCGATGTCCTCCTGGGCGAGCCGCCGTTGTTCCCCCGCCACGAGGAGGTCGAGCTCTCGTGGAAGATCCTCGATCCGTTCGAGGAGCACTGGGCCGGGCTCGACGCTCAGCCCGAACCCTACGAGCCGGGAAGCTGGGGCCCTGTCGGCGCGGATGAACTCATGGCCCGAGACGGAAGGACGTGGCGTCGCCCATGA
- a CDS encoding glucose-6-phosphate dehydrogenase assembly protein OpcA produces MIVDMEQTTTSKVAKELQKLRETGGVVALSRVLTLVVLTTEGFEEPAIEAANLASREHPCRIIVVVEGSSEQDTRLDAQIRVGGDAGASEVIVLKGQGELAATNEALVAGLLLPDAPIVAWWPHGVPENASKTPIGRIAHRRITDSQAEAAPRAALQRISSQYTAGDTDLAWTRITLWRAQLASVLDQVDPKTISAVTVKGATDSSSTDLLAAWLTLALKVPVTIASTTPGTGVRSVRLSRADGDVVLTRPHGHVAELYQQDQPVQRISMARRPLSDCLSEELRRLDPDEIFGEVVSEGLRQTDLRSVTSSER; encoded by the coding sequence ATGATCGTCGACATGGAACAGACAACCACCTCGAAGGTGGCCAAGGAACTACAGAAGCTTCGGGAGACGGGCGGCGTCGTCGCATTGAGCCGAGTGCTCACGCTTGTCGTCCTGACCACCGAGGGCTTCGAGGAGCCGGCGATCGAGGCCGCCAATCTGGCAAGCCGCGAGCACCCCTGCCGGATCATCGTCGTCGTCGAGGGATCCTCAGAGCAGGACACCCGACTGGATGCCCAGATCCGTGTCGGCGGCGACGCCGGCGCATCCGAGGTCATCGTTCTGAAGGGCCAGGGTGAGCTCGCCGCAACCAATGAGGCCCTCGTCGCCGGGCTGCTGTTGCCCGACGCGCCGATCGTCGCCTGGTGGCCGCACGGCGTCCCCGAGAACGCCAGCAAGACGCCGATCGGTCGGATCGCGCACCGTCGGATCACCGACTCGCAGGCCGAAGCGGCGCCGCGGGCGGCCCTGCAGCGCATCTCCAGTCAGTACACTGCGGGCGACACTGATCTCGCCTGGACCCGCATAACCCTGTGGCGGGCGCAGCTGGCCTCCGTGCTCGACCAAGTGGACCCGAAGACAATCTCCGCGGTCACCGTCAAGGGGGCCACGGACTCCTCGAGCACGGACCTGCTGGCGGCGTGGCTCACGTTGGCACTCAAGGTCCCCGTGACCATCGCTTCGACGACCCCCGGCACCGGCGTCCGCAGCGTGCGGCTCTCACGGGCCGATGGCGACGTCGTCCTGACGCGTCCGCACGGGCACGTGGCCGAGCTCTATCAGCAGGACCAGCCGGTCCAGCGGATCTCGATGGCTCGGCGCCCACTGTCCGACTGCCTGTCCGAGGAGCTGCGGCGCCTCGACCCGGACGAGATCTTCGGTGAGGTCGTGTCCGAGGGGCTGCGCCAGACGGACCTGCGCAGCGTCACCTCTTCCGAGCGGTAG